The proteins below are encoded in one region of Colletotrichum lupini chromosome 5, complete sequence:
- a CDS encoding ubiquitin carboxyl-terminal hydrolase translates to MPSKHCVKHFSTEVEQRLKGNDRSRAFLTDELEILKSRSDEVDRLEEENRKLRTKLLQIHHQNRSVESSRGSPRPSYVTNDQATNTDPASADGPENGGDLENVLRESHKLRRKYTALDQNFRILKAEFNKRRDERKEEIKKWEDYATELETKIKVLEQRDGDADAAAYTAEGLQEQSRPRAHLASRLTIDPDTGILTTLSNSRALRQYSAERAPVQSDVETQDLSAADITEGETTEGSKDADAVTLPPLRQTAKTDSDIRIKPEPSSDGPIIVSERLVGKRKHADSSSEQQGRRRVKIESSNLTTGPITSQLQQESMDLDEVGQRLSTPRKNRLWADALAAPGQIDMERAQTAAPVFVRRDNTNTPTTRIPNSTAVLTPINPNARPVRPYELNTVEKPTRKGLAQGIRSLAEDGFVYDTTGREEPAGLFRTPQPPGRLSTLLNAPSPEQAPAIVRSIPRLRDTGRAEEDGPQFPERRELPFNKERRDRSKEAPIGRREHEENTEPTTARGQPRNRATVEAQPLPQKGSLRSKPATSLRLEDFKVNPKFNGGSDYAFSEVVRNREDRACLPGCTDMNCCGPQFRGMALAQKNNVHRTPASDTKLFEDYLGDRITIILGMSKAEREDLWIEAKTWQLANELGKHRHRYARRASPPGFWNADFPTTQEDEAERAEGEKREKQMIQERYREAMRGGGRWIFKDELELWITRNAYMLESRRDTEDYSGVDFGQIAEEETQYQPAMIEYNRTANFTAVAPSQSSTLHRCCLHRSSPLRVCAINHLFGPIFFPTIPRNPYESDARLKAIGNITFSKPQIQGSDSSSRGRSLQIHDSQAGRMNNRHLPAGQAMPGGGGPGGGVDMGGGPGGGNRRRMQQQPTYAQYQQYQQYQQQPMYPNYMNPYAQPTPYYHQLPHQYQNGGMPSGYMHYQQQQPYVRSPQAMPQPQYVPMAGVSVPQPYSQPSPALSTPYHPPPVPAVNPVQTPPPPPPPHVEPTPEPSVVTPSVVSSVVSSSVVTPFAEPFHPAAAPPTPASAPAPESLELPKDVKEFRAPVSPADPIHVGFVAKQRKLPWTPPDQAPFPRRAPKSRRSRRLMSANAQNLTLPVEQHEGALESATKSGTEDSLQVKADAKKVAPWNSKDTDSESATLRADSLASETPKESDRSATSVSNMGSPKVNVPGSEARPTTSNSNASASRPAVPVVPVIPALPKSSPKEAKAASVSQLAEEPKQVASQEAKPAEATEGTEVAGAEQEKLEAPPAAPAKAAPKSWSGLFSAAAAAAAPKAQPAANGPVAPAAANGATTNGDGAVNGSAPTFSAGNTNSLASAIQDFRVSNAARVQFIEPRGLINTGNMCYMNSVLQVLLFCAPFYNFLDQVSKKAVHKFKSDTPVIDAMIMFMREFRVIDSTETVEKLRRKLKSEQLEQYGDSFIPEFVYKAIQPLPAFASMRRGHQQDAQEFLGLILNAIDEECAQVMSTSGSSNGAAETRPTSSAASVVESNDGADGWFEVGSRQRAVETRSSGASSTTPITRLFSGQYRSELRRPGVKDSVTTEPFQSLQLDIGAPYIHNVVDAIKGLTVPERLQGDAAPMTKQTLIETLPPILILHLKRFKFDTEGTTKIGKKVGYPLDLQLPAEVLSKRRRNALVSEGAGMPKYRLIGVVYHHGKQANGGHYTVDVRRQDENEWIRLDDTIIRRVRSEDVAEAGAEEDAKDTGRSGPASRDASTNRFGAMADDDEGDDWKEVTTSAKGGDKGGEKKWSAVANGNGTASKGKPAKDNIKDNKVAYLLFYQRV, encoded by the exons ATGCCTTCGAAGCATTGTGTGAAACA CTTCTCAACAGAGGTCGAGCAGAGGCTTAAGGGGAACGATCGATCCCGCGCATTCCTCACAGACGAGCTCGAAATATTGAAGTCTCGGTCCGACGAGGTTGATCGCTTGGAAGAGGAAAACCGGAAGCTGAGGACGAAACTCCTCCAAATCCATCACCAAAATCGCTCTGTCGAGTCATCTCGAGGAAGCCCTCGGCCGAGTTATGTCACCAACGACCAAGCCACCAACACAGACCCCGCCTCTGCAGATGGTCCTGAGAATGGAGGCGACCTAGAGAACGTGCTGCGGGAAAGCCACAAGCTGCGACGGAAATACACTGCCCTGGACCAGAATTTCAGGATACTGAAAGCAGAATTCAATAAGAGAAGGGACGAGAGGAAGGAGGAGATCAAGAAATGGGAAGACTATGCGACAGAATTGGAGACGAAGATCAAAGTCTTGGAGCAACGTGATGGTGACGCCGATGCGGCTGCGTACACAGCAGAAGGCCTTCAAGAGCAAAGCAGGCCGCGCGCTCACTTGGCTTCGAGGTTGACAATCGATCCTGATACCGGGATCTTGACGACACTCAGCAATTCGCGGGCTTTGCGACAATATTCTGCCGAGAGAGCTCCCGTGCAATCAGATGTCGAGACGCAGGATCTGTCTGCCGCAGATATCACGGAGGGGGAGACGACAGAGGGTAGTAAGGACGCCGATGCTGTTACTCTTCCACCATTGAGACAGACCGCCAAAACGGATTCAGACATTCGCATCAAACCAGAGCCTTCCTCAGACGGGCCTATCATCGTCTCTGAGCGCCTTGTAGGCAAGAGAAAGCACGCCGATTCCTCCTCAGAACAACAAGGACGACGTAGGGTGAAGATTGAGAGCTCGAATCTTACTACTGGCCCTATTACTAGTCAGCTTCAACAAGAGAGCATGGACCTGGATGAGGTCGGTCAGAGACTAAGCACGCCACGGAAGAATAGGTTATGGGCTGATGCCCTGGCCGCGCCCGGTCAAATTGACATGGAGCGAGCTCAGACAGCCGCTCCCGTCTTTGTCAGGCGCGACAACACCAACACTCCGACTACCAGGATACCCAATTCAACAGCGGTTCTGACACCGATCAACCCTAACGCTCGTCCGGTACGCCCGTATGAGTTGAACACCGTGGAGAAGCCAACAAGGAAAGGGCTCGCTCAAGGCATAAGGAGCTTGGCTGAGGACGGCTTTGTTTATGATACAACGGGCCGCGAAGAGCCGGCGGGGCTTTTCCGCACCCCGCAACCTCCCGGTCGCTTGAGTACGCTATTGAACGCACCATCTCCAGAACAAGCCCCTGCCATAGTACGGTCAATACCTCGTCTTCGGGATACAGGTCGAGCGGAGGAGGATGGACCGCAGTTTCCCGAGCGTCGGGAATTGCCATTCAATAAAGAACGCCGGGACAGGTCGAAGGAAGCTCCAATCGGCCGGAGGGAGCACGAGGAGAACACGGAGCCCACCACAGCCCGCGGGCAGCCCAGAAATCGTGCGACGGTCGAGGCACAGCCGCTGCCCCAGAAGGGGTCATTAAGGTCAAAGCCTGCCACTTCCCTACGGCTTGAAGACTTCAAGGTCAATCCAAAGTTCAACGGCGGTTCCGACTACGCATTCTCGGAGGTGGTCAGGAACAGGGAAGACAGAGCCTGTTTGCCTGGTTGTACAGACATGAACTGCTGTGGCCCTCAATTTCGCGGCATGGCTTTGGCTCAAAAGAACAATGTCCATCGTACCCCGGCATCAGACACCAAATTGTTTGAGGATTATCTCGGTGACAGAATCACTATCATTCTGGGGATGTCCAAGGCAGAGAGGGAAGACTTGTGGATAGAGGCTAAAACATGGCAACTCGCGAATGAGTTGGGCAAACATCGTCATCGTTACGCTCGAAGGGCATCTCCTCCGGGCTTCTGGAACGCGGATTTCCCTACTACGCAGGAAGACGAGGCTGAGAGGGCAGAAGGCGAGAAGAGGGAGAAGCAAATGATTCAAGAACGATATCGGGAAGCAATGAGAGGAGGGGGACGCTGGATCTTCAAGGACGA ACTTGAGCTATGGATCACCCGCAACGCGTATATGCTAGAGTCCCGCCGGGACACGGAAGA CTATAGTGGGGTCGATTTCGGGCAAATTGCGGAAGAAGAGACCCAATACCAGCCTGCGATGATCGAATA CAACCGCACAGCTAACTTCACAGCCGTCGCCCCGTCCCAATCCTCGACCCTTCACCGTTGCTGCCTTCATCGCAGCTCGCCCCTTCGTGTCTGCGCGATTAATCACCTGT TCGGGCCCATTTTCTTCCCAACGATTCCCCGCAACCCCTACGAGAGCGACGCACGACTCAAGGCGATTGGAAATATTACCTTCTC GAAGCCGCAGATTCAAGGCAGTGATAGTTCCAGCCGTGGACGATCACTGCAAATACACGACTCCCAAGCCGGCAGGATGAACAATCGTCATCTGCCGGCTGGGCAAGCCATGCCGGGGGGCGGAGGGCCAGGAGGAGGTGTCGATATGGGTGGTGGTCCCGGAGGGGGTAACAGACGGAGGATGCAGCAACAGCCGACGTATGCGCAATACCAGCAATATCAACAGTATCAGCAGCAGCCCATGTATCCAAACTACATGAACCCCTACGCTCAGCCGACGCCGTATTACCATCAGCTGCCGCATCAGTACCAGAACGGAGGCATGCCCTCTGGCTACATGCACtatcagcaacagcagccctACGTGCGGTCACCACAGGCCATGCCTCAACCTCAATATGTCCCCATGGCCGGCGTGAGCGTTCCTCAGCCGTATTCGCAACCGTCGCCTGCTCTCTCAACGCCGTATCACCCACCTCCCGTCCCTGCTGTCAACCCTGTTCagacgccgccgcctcctccgcctccgcaCGTTGAACCTACGCCCGAGCCTTCAGTCGTCACACCTTCTGTAGTGTCCTCGGTCGTGTCTTCATCAGTCGTCACGCCCTTCGCTGAGCCATTCCACCCGGCCGCGGCGCCCCCAACCCCTGCCTCTGCCCCTGCTCCCGAGAGCCTAGAGCTTCCCAAAGATGTAAAGGAATTTCGCGCACCAGTAAGTCCAGCAGATCCTATTCATGTTGGCTTCGTAGCTAAACAAAGAAAGCTCCCTTGGACACCTCCCGACCAAGCACCGTTCCCTAGAAGGGCTCCCAAGTCAAGGCGAAGCAGAAGATTGATGAGCGCGAATGCTCAGAATCTGACACTGCCTGTGGAGCAGCACGAGGGCGCTCTCGAGTCGGCCACCAAAAGCGGCACGGAGGACAGCCTCCAAGTGAAGGCCGATGCGAAGAAGGTGGCGCCCTGGAACTCCAAGGACACCGACTCCGAGAGCGCCACCCTGAGAGCAGACTCCCTGGCGTCTGAAACTCCTAAGGAGAGTGACAGGTCAGCGACTAGCGTCTCAAACATGGGCAGCCCGAAGGTGAATGTACCGGGGTCTGAGGCCAGACCCACGACAAGCAACTCGAACGCCTCGGCGTCCCGCCCTGCCGTTCCTGTTGTCCCAGTCATCCCAGCTCTTCCGAAGAGCAGCCCCAAGGAGGCTAAGGCAGCAAGCGTCAGCCAGCTCGCAGAAGAGCCCAAGCAAGTTGCATCTCAGGAGGCGAAGCCTGCTGAAGCAACAGAGGGCACGGAAGTTGCTGGCGCGGAGCAAGAGAAGCTCGAGGCTCCTCCGGCAGCTCCCGCCAAGGCGGCCCCGAAGTCATGGAGTGGACTGTTCTCcgcagccgccgccgctgctgctcCCAAGGCGCAGCCCGCTGCTAATGGCCCTGTTGCTCCGGCCGCAGCCAACGGTGCCACCACAAATGGCGATGGTGCTGTCAACGGCAGCGCACCCACCTTTTCTGCAGGAAACACAAACTCTCTGGCATCTGCCATCCAAGACTTCCGTGTTAGCAATGCTGCCAGGGTTCAGTTCATCGAGCCGAGAGGCCTGATCAACACCGGCAATATGTGCTACATGAATTCA GTTTTGCAAGTCCTTCTTTTCTGTGCGCCATTCTACAACTTCTTGGATCAGGTCAGCAAGAAGGCTGTGCACAAGTTCAAGAGCGACACGCCCGTCATAGATGCCATGATTATGTTTATGAGGGAATTCCGGGTCATCGACTCGACTGAAACGGTCGAGAAATTGCGCCGGAAGCTCAAGAGCGAGCAGCTGGAGCAATATGGTGATTCGTTCATTCCCGAGTTTGTGTACAAGGCCATCCAGCCTCTCCCGGCGTTTGCTAGCATGAGA CGTGGACACCAGCAAGATGCTCAGGAGTTCCTGGGTTTGATTCTCAATGCCATCGACGAAGAATGCGCCCAAGTAATGTCAACGAGTGGCTCTTCCAATGGGGCCGCTGAAACCCGGCCTACATCCTCCGCCGCCAGCGTCGTTGAGTCGAACGACGGCGCGGACGGGTGGTTTGAAGTTGGATCGAGACAGAGAGCAGTTGAGACGCGCTCGTCCGGAGCCAGCTCGACGACGCCCATCACTCGTTTGTTTAGTGGACAGTATCGATCAGAGCTTCGCCGTCCTGGTGTGAAGGACTCGGTGACTACGGAGCCTTTCCAGTCCCTGCAGTTGGACATTGGCGCCCCGTACATTCATAACGTTGTCGACGCGATAAAGGGTCTAACGGTGCCCGAGAGGCTACAGGGCGATGCTGCCCCCATGACGAAGCAGACTCTGATTGAGACTTTGCCCCCGATTCTCATCCTTCACCTGAAGCGCTTCAAGTTCGACACTGAAGGAACGACCAAGATCGGCAAGAAGGTCGGTTACCCTCTCGACTTGCAGCTCCCCGCGGAAGTTCTCTCGAAGCGACGACGCAACGCTCTTGTCTCCGAGGGTGCCGGCATGCCCAAGTACAGGCTCATCGGTGTCGTCTACCACCACGGCAAGCAAGCCAACGGCGGTCACTACACAGTGGATGTGCGACGGCAAGACGAAAATGAGTGGATCCGCCTGGATGATACGATCATCCGACGTGTCCGCAGTGAGGACGTGGCCGAGGCTGGTGCGGAGGAGGATGCCAAGGACACGGGCCGATCAGGTCCCGCGTCGCGCGACGCGTCGACCAACCGGTTCGGCGCCATggcagacgacgacgagggcGATGATTGGAAGGAGGTCACTACCTCTGCCAAGGGCGGTGATAAGGGCGGCGAGAAGAAGTGGAGCGCCGTGGCCAACGGCAATGGCACCGCGTCCAAGGGAAAGCCGGCCAAGGACAACATCAAAGACAACAAGGTTGCCTACCTGCTATTCTACCAGCGAGTCTGA